The Pyrus communis chromosome 2, drPyrComm1.1, whole genome shotgun sequence genome includes a window with the following:
- the LOC137726225 gene encoding auxin-induced in root cultures protein 12-like: MASSLPLSLLLQISCISLLLALLISPAAQAATCTSPTFKNNKVYSNCNDLPALNSYLHWTYNRSNSSLSIAFVAAPAKTGGWVAWAINPTAEKMAGSQALLAHLTTDGTPVVKTYNISSYSSIIPGNLSFDVWDISAEFSNSTYMIFATVKVPENKESVNQVWQVGPGVNTTTGFPEKHDFAPANLRSYGLLNLVANATTNSTTNTTCGALRPRCGGNMGLFSVLFSVGRALATVGGALAEFLNLVSLVLFFYSFYSSRA, encoded by the coding sequence ATGgcttcctctctccctctctctctcctcctccaaaTCTCATGCATTTCCCTCCTATTGGCTCTGCTAATCTCACCCGCCGCACAAGCAGCCACCTGCACCTCACCGACATTCAAAAACAACAAGGTCTACTCCAACTGCAACGACCTCCCCGCCCTCAACTCCTACCTCCACTGGACGTACAACCGCTCCAACTCCTCCCTCTCCATTGCCTTCGTCGCCGCCCCCGCCAAGACCGGCGGCTGGGTCGCTTGGGCCATCAACCCCACAGCCGAAAAAATGGCCGGGTCTCAGGCCCTACTGGCCCACCTAACGACCGACGGCACCCCGGTCGTCAAAACCTACAACATCAGCTCCTACAGCTCCATCATTCCAGGAAATCTCTCGTTCGACGTCTGGGACATCAGCGCCGAGTTCTCCAACAGCACCTACATGATCTTCGCCACCGTCAAGGTCCCAGAAAACAAGGAGTCCGTCAACCAGGTCTGGCAGGTGGGCCCCGGAGTCAACACCACCACTGGTTTCCCTGAAAAGCATGACTTTGCCCCCGCCAATCTCAGGTCCTATGGCCTCTTGAACTTGGTAGCTAATGCCACCACTAACTCCACTACCAATACCACCTGTGGGGCTTTGAGGCCTAGGTGTGGAGGAAACATGGGCTTGTTTTCCGTTTTGTTTTCGGTTGGTAGAGCTCTCGCAACGGTTGGTGGAGCTCTCGCTGAATTTCTAAATTTGGTAAgcttagttttatttttttactcttTTTACTCTTCTCGTGCTTAA
- the LOC137725193 gene encoding uncharacterized protein, whose amino-acid sequence MESIQSKVEAWIKEQRAKLLKVSWGPLQWRMKWPWLGKEGDRERRRRIHQEYERRRKQLHDLCAAVKADSVSDLQDILSCMVLSECVYKRPASDLVWAVNKFKSDFGGQIVSLERVQPSSDHVPHSYLLAESGDTLFASFIGTKQYKDVMADANIFQGAIFHEDVVEDTNGTETTKCNPPEKGKGNGENLWNPLESKANKAKPAAHRGFLARAKGIPALELYRLAQKKKRNLVLCGHSLGGAVAVLATLAILRVVASSSSSLNENGNVKVKCITFSQPPVGNAALRDYVSREGWQHYFKSYCIPEDLVPRILSPAYFHHYNAQSPSVPAETGTTRISMLKSEEVVGQRKENGGEQLVLGLGPVQTSMWRLSKLVPLEGIRRQFNKYGGKKVGSVETSSQSDSVATTVVDDDMVEPQSLEIQEGSDGISLKPISETDKEPLGVAPSGKSAKKSSTKNGDSRTWRRVPYLPSYVPFGELYLLDNSSVKSLSDAEYSKLTSVRSVIAELRERFQSHSMKSYRFRFQRIYDLCMKDDTSPFSAIEQLQQFPHLQQWLGLAVAGTVELGHIVESPVIRTATSVAPLGWNGLLGEKNGDPLKVDITGYGLHLCTLVHAQVNGNWCSTAVESFPSTPAYSSNCGENLELQKMRVLIGAPLKQPPKHQMEADSMMHVFSAIDSNTANLSREHTSGPFHEEKSMRPEGLSEFFIFCTSDFTTVSKEVHVRTRRVRLLGLEGAGKTSLFKAILSQGRITHITNIENLLPETDAQEGISLGLCFCDSAGVNLQELNLEATSFRDELWTGIRDLNRKTDLIVLVHNLSHRIPHLNHSNGSQQKPALTLLLDEAKSLGIPWVLAVTNKFSVSAHQQKAAIDAVVQSYQASPRTTGVINSCPYVTPSAASTNLSWGATTRDADGRMGAQSLFFAPINFVKRPFQKKEIILPVEGVNSLRQVVHHVLRSHEEAALQELARDRLLVEVERERTIAMGRDSQAKSNSLTSAAVGASLGAGLGIVLAVVMGAASALRKP is encoded by the exons ATGGAGTCGATACAAAGCAAAGTGGAGGCATGGATCAAGGAGCAGCGAGCCAAGCTCCTCAAGGTCTCCTGGGGCCCTCTGCAGTGGAGGATGAAGTGGCCCTGGCTCGGCAAGGAGGGCGACCGCGAGCGCCGCCGCAGGATCCACCAGGAGTACGAGCGCCGCCGCAAGCAGCTCCACGATCTCTGTGCCGCCGTCAAGGCCGACTCCGTCTCCGACCTCCAGGACATCCTCAGCTGCATGGTTCTCTCCGAGTGCGTTTACAAG AGACCTGCTTCGGACTTGGTTTGGGCTGTGAATAAGTTTAAGTCCGACTTCGGAGGACAAATTGTTTCTCTCGAGCGTGTTCAACCTTCTTCGGATCACGTTCCTCACAG TTATTTGTTGGCGGAATCCGGTGATACATTGTTTGCTTCTTTCATTGGAACCAAGCAGTACAA GGATGTGATGGCGGATGCAAACATATTTCAAGGTGCTATATTTCATGAGGATGTAGTGGAGGATACTAATGGGACTGAAACTACTAAATGTAATCCACCtgaaaaaggaaagggaaatgGAGAAAATTTGTGGAATCCTCTTGAATCAAAAGCAAATAAAGCTAAACCTGCCGCACATCGG GGGTTCTTGGCTCGTGCTAAAGGGATACCTGCGTTGGAGTTGTACAGGCTTGCTCAAAAGAAAAAACGGAACCTTGTGTTATGTGGTCACTCACTTGGTGGAGCA GTAGCAGTATTAGCTACCCTTGCTATTTTGAGGGTGgtcgcttcttcttcttcttcattaaaCGAGAATGGAAATGTTAAAGTCAAATGCATCACATTTTCCCAGCCCCCTGTTGGGAATGCAGCTTTAAGAGA TTATGTTAGTAGAGAGGGATGGCAGCATTACTTCAAGAGTTACTGCATTCCCGAAGATCTGGTGCCTCGCATCCTGTCTCCTGCTTATTTTCATCATTATAACGCACAATCTCCTTCAGTGCCTGCTGAAACCGGAACTACCAGGATATCCATGTTAAAAAGTGAGGAAGTAGTAGGACAACGCAAAGAGAATGGTGGCGAACAGTTGGTTCTGGGTTTGGGACCTGTGCAGACTTCTATGTGGAGACTTTCGAAGCTTGTTCCCTTAGAAGGCATAAGAAGACAATTTAACAAATACGGAGGAAAGAAAGTTGGTTCTGTGGAGACATCTTCTCAATCAGATTCTGTTGCAACAACTGTAGTAGATGATGACATGGTAGAACCACAGTCTCTTGAAATACAAGAAGGTTCTGATGGTATATCTCTTAAGCCTATCTCAGAAACTGATAAAGAGCCACTGGGTGTAGCACCAAGTGGGAAGTCAGCTAAAAAAAGCTCCACAAAAAATGGGGATAGCCGCACATGGCGCAGAGTCCCTTATTTACCTTCATATGTACCATTTGGGGAG CTTTATCTCTTGGACAATTCGTCAGTGAAGTCACTATCAGATGCAGAGTACTCAAAGTTGACATCG GTCAGGTCTGTGATTGCGGAGCTGAGGGAACgatttcaatcacattcaatGAAGTCATATAGGTTTCGCTTCCAGAG AATCTATGACCTGTGCATGAAAGATGATACGTCACCTTTTTCAGCCATAGAACAACTACAGCAGTTTCCACATCTACAGCAGTGGCTTGGTCTTGCAGTTGCAGGAACTGTGGAGCTTGGGCATATTGTTGAGTCTCCAGTTATTCGGACAGCTACTTCAGTTGCTCCTCTTGGATGGAATGGCTTACTTGGTGAGAAGAACGGAGATCCCTTAAAAGTTGATATCACTGGTTATGGATTGCATCTTTGTACACTTGTGCATGCCCAAGTGAATGGTAACTG GTGTTCAACAGCAGTAGAATCGTTTCCTTCAACCCCAGCTTATTCTTCAAATTGTGGAGAAAATCTGGAACTACAAAAAATGCGAGTATTAATTGGAGCCCCATTGAAACAGCCGCCAAAGCATCAGATGGAAGCAGATTCAATGATGCATGTGTTTTCTGCTATTGATTCCAACACAGCTAATCTTAGTAGGGAGCACACTTCAGGACCATTTCATGAGGAAAAGTCCATGCGTCCTGAAGGGTTAAgtgaatttttcatattttgtacCAGTGACTTCACCACAGTTTCTAAAGAGGTGCATGTGAGAACTCGTAGGGTGCGGTTACTTGGTCTTGAG GGAGCCGGAAAGACTTCCCTTTTTAAGGCAATACTATCCCAAGGCAGAATTACCCATATTACAAATATTGAGAATCTGCTTCCAGAAACTGACGCCCAAGAAGGTATttctcttggtttatgcttctGTGATTCAGCAGGGGTAAATTTGCAG GAGCTGAATTTGGAGGCTACTAGTTTCAGAGATGAACTATGGACAGGAATTCGTGATCTTAATCGGAAGACCGACTTGATTGTTCTTGTTCATAACCTGTCTCATAGAATACCACACTTAAATCACTCAAATGGATCGCAACAAAAGCCAGCCCTTACACTTCTGCTGGATGAGGCGAAATCTTTGGGAATTCCTTGGGTCCTTGCAGTAACAAACAAATTTTCTGTCAGTGCTCATCAACAGAAGGCAGCAATTGATGCTGTTGTTCAGTCATACCAAGCATCTCCAAGGACCACTGGCGTTATCAATTCCTGTCCATATGTCACGCCAAGTGCTGCAAGCACTAATTTGTCATGGGGTGCAACCACCAGAGATGCTGATGGAAGGATGGGTGCTCAAAGCTTATTTTTTGCTCCCATCAATTTTGTGAAGCGGCCTTTCCAGAAGAAAGAAATTATTCTCCCAGTTGAGGGTGTCAACTCTCTTCGTCAAGTAGTCCATCATGTACTGAGGAGCCACGAGGAAGCTGCATTGCAG GAACTTGCAAGAGATAGGCTGTTGGTGGAAGTGGAAAGAGAGCGTACAATCGCCATGGGACGTGATTCTCAAGCCAAGTCAAATTCTCTTACTTCTGCAGCTGTGGGTGCTTCCCTCGGAGCCGGTCTTGGCATTGTCTTGGCTGTTGTCATGGGTGCAGCATCCGCCTTGAGGAAGCCTTAG
- the LOC137725194 gene encoding ras-related protein RABA5b-like, which translates to MEEGLEGEEYLFKVVLIGDSAVGKSNLLSRFARNEFDPNNKATIGVEFLTQELEIDGKMIKAQIWDTAGQERFRAVTSAYYRGAVGALIVYDISRKTTFESVKRWLDELTTHCETTVARMLVGNKCDLEDLRAVSLEEGKNLAEEQGLFFMETSALNSTNVQTAFEIVIREIYNNVSRKVLNSDSYKAELSVNRVSLVKNGADSKSRMNLSCCGG; encoded by the exons aTGGAGGAAGGGCTCGAAGGAGAGGAGTACTTGTTCAAGGTGGTGCTAATAGGCGACTCGGCGGTGGGCAAGTCCAACCTCCTCTCGCGGTTCGCCCGCAACGAGTTCGACCCCAACAACAAGGCCACAATCGGGGTCGAGTTTCTGACCCAAGAATTGGAAATCGACGGCAAAATGATCAAAGCACAGATCTGGGACACCGCCGGCCAAGAGCGCTTCAGGGCCGTCACCTCTGCTTACTACAGAGGCGCTGTTGGCGCCCTGATTGTCTACGATATCAGTAGGAAGACCACCTTCGAGAGCGTCAAGCGATGGCTCGATGAGCTTACCA CTCATTGTGAAACAACAGTAGCAAGGATGCTGGTAGGAAACAAGTGTGACTTGGAGGATCTTAGGGCTGTGAGCTTGGAAGAAGGCAAAAACCTTGCTGAGGAACAAGGGCTATTCTTCATGGAGACTTCTGCACTGAATTCCACCAACGTTCAAACGGCTTTTGAGATAGTTATCCGGGAGATTTACAACAATGTCAGCCGCAAAGTCCTAAATTCTGATTCCTACAAGGCCGAGTTGTCTGTGAACCGAGTAAGCCTGGTGAAAAACGGGGCAGACTCGAAAAGCCGGATGAATCTCTCTTGTTGCGGTGGATGA
- the LOC137720995 gene encoding asparagine--tRNA ligase, cytoplasmic 2-like, whose translation MESKQTAAAASTTRLSPFKYSKRVLLKTILERRDGSLELIGERVVIGGWVKSSKEVRKGPMPRIDGDHVPGEPEPRSEVSCVEILQSRIPFLRTIVKVLGGGSGGNYPLKDKLEAALHKPPPPSTVFLKVGDGSCAASLQVVVESSLAPPGQLLHTGTCVIVEGLLQKPSVLQGKHVIELKVDQVHHIGIVEYSTYPLSKKRVPLDKLREFCHIRPRTTTVQSVMRIRNALEFAAHTFCQNNGFLSVQVPIITTTDGKGSSEKFHVTSLFTEGGEKEEPKKAVAEIDGVSLDAIKAAVKEKSNLLEELKRTDSNKEAVAAAMQDLNKTNELALQLEAREKSKPKTSQKVDKVKSSEGYFSSPTYLTTSGRMHLESYACALGNVYSFGPRFRAEKGEFPKHAAEMWMLEVELAFSELEEAMNCADDLFKFLCKWVVENCSEDMKFVSQRIYKTGIDRLQSMISSSFERVSYSGALDALKKVTDKKIETKIEWGAALTEADLSYLADEIYRKPVIIYNYPKETKPFYVRLNDDGKTVAAFDMVVPKAGRLFSGSQNEERINILTARIKELGLAAQQYEWYLDLRRHGTVKHSGFNLEFDHMVLFATGLNDVRDVIPFPRSHGKANY comes from the exons ATGGAATCCAAACAAACCGCGGCAGCAGCTAGTACCACCCGATTGAGCCCTTTCAAGTACTCGAAACGGGTGCTCTTGAAAACCATCTTGGAGAGAAGGGATGGTAGTTTGGAGTTAATTGGTGAGAGGGTTGTGATTGGAGGGTGGGTGAAGTCCTCCAAGGAGGTCAGGAAAGGGCCTATGCCACGTATAGATGGCGATCATGTGCCGGGTGAACCCGAACCAAGGTCAGAGGTCAGCTGTGTCGAAATTCTTCAGTCTCGGATACCTTTTTTACGAACAATTGTCAAAGTTTTGGGAGGAGGAAGTGGCGGCAATTATCCTCTTAAAGACAAGTTGGAGGCGGCGCTTCATAAGCCCCCGCCACCTTCCACTGTCTTCTTGAAAGTCGGGGATGGTTCTTGCGCTGCAAGCCTTCAG GTTGTTGTTGAATCCTCCCTGGCTCCCCCAGGCCAGCTCTTGCATACTGGAACTTGCGTCATAGTGGAAGGCTTGCTGCAGAAACCTTCGGTACTACAGGGGAAACATGTTATCGAGCTGAAAGTGGATCAAGTTCATCACATCGGAATAGTAGAATATAGCACGTATCCATTATCCAAAAAACGTGTGCCTCTAGATAAACTAAGGGAATTTTGCCACATTAGGCCGCGGACAACTACG GTGCAATCTGTTATGCGAATCCGCAATGCCTTGGAGTTTGCAGCTCACACATTTTGTCAAAACAATGGTTTTCTTTCGGTGCAAGTACCCATTATAACAACTACAGACGGCAAGGGATCCAGCGAAAAGTTCCATGTCACTAGCCTTTTCACCGAAGGAGGTGAAAAGGAGGAGCCTAAGAAAGCTGTTGCTGAAATTGACGGTGTTAGTCTAGATGCTATCAAGGCTGCAGTAAAAGAGAAAAGTAACTTACTAGAGGAACTCAAGAGGACAGACAGCAATAAGGAAGCAGTAGCTGCTGCAATGCAGGActtaaacaaaacaaatgagTTAGCATTACAACTGGAAGCAAGAGAGAAATCAAAACCGAAAACTTCTCAGAAGGTTGACAAAGTTAAATCTTCTGAGGGTTACTTCTCTAGCCCAACTTATCTAACCACTTCTGGCCGGATGCATCTGGAGAGCTACGCTTGCGCCCTTGGAAATGTGTACTCATTTGGGCCAAGATTTCGAGCAGAGAAAGGAGAGTTCCCAAAACATGCTGCAGAAATGTGGATGCTTGAAGTTGAATTGGCCTTTTCAGAATTAGAG GAAGCAATGAATTGTGCAGATGACCTTTTCAAGTTCCTCTGCAAATGGGTAGTGGAAAATTGTTCCGAAGATATGAAATTTGTTTCTCAACGAATCTACAAAACCGGAATTGATCGCCTTCAGTCAATGATTTCAAGTTCATTTGAAAGAGTTTCCTACAGTGGAGCATTAGATGCATTAAAGAAG GTTACAGACAAGAAAATTGAGACAAAAATTGAGTGGGGTGCTGCACTAACTGAAGCAGATCTAAG TTATTTGGCTGATGAGATATACAGGAAGCCCGTAATTATATACAATTATCCAAAAGAAACCAAGCCATTTTATGTCCGGCTGAACGATGATGGAAAAACGGTTGCAGCATTTGATATGGTTGTTCCAAAG GCTGGGAGATTATTTTCTGGTAGCCAAAATGAGGAGCGCATCAACATTCTAACTGCAAG GATTAAGGAATTGGGATTGGCAGCACAGCAGTATGAATGGTACTTGGATCTTCGCCGGCATGGAACGGTTAAGCACTCGGGATTCAATCTTGAGTTTGATCATATGGTTCTGTTTGCTACTGGCCTGAATGATGTAAGGGATGTCATCCCCTTTCCCAGAAGCCATGGCAAAGCCAACTACTAG